The following proteins are co-located in the Ensifer sp. WSM1721 genome:
- a CDS encoding YifB family Mg chelatase-like AAA ATPase, whose amino-acid sequence MVARVSTVAFQGIEGVPVDVQVMVAPGKVGMQIVGLPDKAVAESRERVQAALHASGLALPAKRVTVNLAPADLPKEGSHFDLAIALGLMAALGAIPADALSGYVVIGELNLDGTIAPVAGALPAAIGANALGKGLICPAESGSEAAWAGSEIDILAPRSLIAIANHFRGTQVLSRPEPAIRTAAADLPDLADIKGQESAKRALEVAAAGNHNLLMVGPPGSGKSMLAARLPSILPPLSPAELLEVSMIHSIAGQLPGGKLSDRRPFRAPHHSATMAALIGGGLRARPGEASLAHHGVLFLDEFPEFAPQVLDALRQPLESAQCIIARANHRVSYPAAIQLVAAMNPCRCGMAGEPGRTCARGPRCMADYQARISGPLMDRIDIRIDVPAVSAADLIRPGTAESSAVVARRVARARELQRDRFASLGHPELTSNARSSTTMIEKIAEPDAAGLQLLRDAAEKMKFSARGYHRVLKVARTLADLDEAPTVGRIHLAEAISYRVAGERLPVAA is encoded by the coding sequence ATGGTCGCGCGCGTCAGCACGGTTGCGTTTCAGGGTATAGAGGGCGTTCCGGTCGATGTTCAGGTGATGGTGGCGCCCGGCAAGGTCGGCATGCAGATCGTCGGCCTGCCGGACAAGGCGGTCGCCGAAAGCCGCGAGCGGGTCCAGGCGGCACTCCATGCGTCGGGCCTGGCGCTTCCGGCTAAGCGTGTGACAGTCAATCTGGCGCCGGCCGACCTGCCGAAGGAAGGCAGCCATTTCGATCTCGCCATAGCGCTTGGCTTGATGGCGGCGCTCGGCGCGATTCCCGCGGATGCGCTCTCCGGCTATGTCGTCATCGGCGAGCTCAATCTCGACGGTACGATCGCGCCCGTTGCCGGGGCGCTGCCGGCGGCGATCGGCGCCAATGCCCTCGGCAAGGGGCTGATCTGCCCGGCGGAAAGTGGCTCGGAAGCGGCCTGGGCGGGCTCCGAGATCGATATCCTCGCGCCGCGCAGCCTGATCGCGATCGCCAATCATTTTCGCGGTACGCAGGTACTCTCCCGCCCCGAACCGGCGATCCGGACGGCCGCCGCCGACCTTCCAGACCTCGCCGACATCAAGGGTCAGGAAAGCGCCAAGCGAGCGCTGGAGGTCGCGGCGGCGGGCAACCATAACCTCTTGATGGTGGGTCCGCCCGGCTCCGGCAAGTCTATGCTCGCGGCGCGTCTCCCTTCCATCCTGCCGCCGCTTTCTCCCGCCGAACTGCTTGAAGTCTCGATGATCCATTCGATCGCCGGGCAGTTGCCGGGCGGCAAACTCTCCGACCGCCGGCCGTTCCGCGCGCCGCATCATTCCGCCACCATGGCGGCGCTGATCGGCGGCGGGCTCAGGGCGAGACCGGGCGAAGCCTCGCTCGCCCATCACGGCGTGCTGTTCCTCGACGAGTTTCCGGAATTTGCGCCGCAGGTGCTCGATGCGCTGCGCCAGCCGCTCGAATCCGCGCAGTGCATCATCGCCCGCGCCAATCACCGCGTCAGCTATCCGGCGGCTATTCAACTTGTAGCGGCGATGAACCCGTGCCGATGCGGGATGGCCGGCGAGCCGGGACGTACTTGCGCTCGCGGCCCGCGCTGCATGGCCGACTACCAGGCGCGGATTTCCGGTCCCCTGATGGACCGCATCGATATCCGCATCGACGTGCCCGCCGTCAGCGCAGCCGACCTCATTCGCCCGGGGACGGCCGAGTCGAGCGCCGTCGTCGCCAGGCGCGTCGCCCGCGCCCGCGAACTGCAGCGGGATCGCTTCGCCTCACTCGGCCATCCGGAGCTGACAAGCAATGCCCGCTCATCGACGACGATGATCGAGAAGATCGCCGAACCCGACGCGGCGGGTCTGCAGCTCTTGAGGGACGCGGCGGAAAAGATGAAGTTCTCGGCGCGCGGCTACCACCGCGTGCTGAAGGTGGCCCGCACCCTCGCCGATCTCGACGAGGCGCCGACCGTCGGGCGCATCCATCTCGCCGAAGCGATCTCCTACCGCGTCGCCGGCGAACGCCTGCCGGTGGCGGCGTAG
- the cysK gene encoding cysteine synthase A, with translation MPEARKPGRGRVFSSITETIGDTPIVRLDKLAKEKGLRANLLAKLEFFNPIGSVKDRIGVAMVEALEAQGKIAPGRTTLVEPTSGNTGIALAFVAAAKGYRLILTMPETMSVERRKMLVLLGAELVLTEGAKGMKGAIAKAQELVETLPDAIIPQQFENPANPEIHRKTTAEEIWNDTEGSVDILVSGIGTGGTITGAGQVLKERKPSVKVIAVEPEESPVLSGGMPGPHKIQGIGAGFAPPILDTGIYDEVITVNAAEAVEAARLVARLEGVPVGISAGAALQAAIEVGRREENVGKNIVVIIPSFAERYLSTVLFEGLGA, from the coding sequence ATGCCTGAAGCGCGAAAGCCCGGCCGCGGCCGCGTCTTTTCCTCGATCACCGAAACGATCGGCGACACTCCCATCGTGCGGCTCGACAAGCTTGCCAAGGAAAAGGGCCTGAGGGCGAATCTGCTCGCCAAACTCGAATTCTTCAACCCGATCGGCTCGGTCAAGGACCGCATCGGCGTCGCCATGGTCGAGGCGCTTGAAGCGCAGGGCAAGATCGCCCCCGGCCGCACGACGCTCGTCGAACCCACGTCCGGCAATACCGGTATCGCGCTCGCTTTCGTCGCAGCGGCCAAAGGATACCGGCTGATCCTGACCATGCCCGAGACCATGTCGGTCGAGCGACGCAAGATGCTGGTGCTGCTTGGCGCGGAACTGGTGCTGACGGAGGGCGCCAAGGGCATGAAGGGCGCGATCGCCAAGGCGCAGGAACTCGTTGAAACCCTGCCCGACGCGATCATTCCGCAGCAGTTCGAAAATCCGGCCAATCCAGAAATCCACCGCAAGACGACGGCCGAGGAAATCTGGAACGACACCGAGGGCAGCGTCGACATCCTGGTTTCCGGCATCGGCACGGGCGGCACCATCACCGGCGCCGGCCAGGTGCTGAAGGAGCGCAAACCGTCGGTCAAGGTGATTGCCGTCGAGCCCGAAGAGTCACCGGTTCTCTCCGGCGGCATGCCCGGCCCGCACAAGATCCAGGGGATCGGCGCCGGCTTCGCACCGCCGATCCTCGACACCGGCATCTATGACGAGGTGATCACCGTGAATGCGGCCGAAGCGGTCGAGGCCGCGCGCCTCGTCGCCAGACTCGAAGGCGTGCCGGTCGGCATCTCCGCCGGCGCCGCGCTCCAGGCAGCGATCGAGGTCGGCCGGCGCGAGGAGAACGTCGGCAAGAATATCGTCGTGATCATTCCCTCGTTTGCGGAGCGCTATTTGTCGACGGTGCTTTTCGAGGGGCTGGGGGCGTAA
- a CDS encoding NIPSNAP family protein has translation MITCYLKYVIDPYKLAEFEHYAKLWIPLVNRLGGTHHGYFMPHEGANNIALALFSFPSLAAYEAYREKMAADPECRAAFAYAEETRCIMSYERSFMRPVFE, from the coding sequence ATGATCACCTGCTATCTGAAATACGTCATCGACCCTTACAAGCTTGCAGAGTTCGAGCATTACGCGAAGCTCTGGATTCCGCTCGTCAATCGACTCGGCGGCACCCATCACGGCTATTTCATGCCGCATGAAGGGGCGAACAACATCGCCCTCGCGCTCTTCAGCTTTCCCTCGCTTGCCGCCTACGAAGCCTATCGGGAGAAGATGGCTGCGGATCCCGAATGTCGCGCGGCCTTCGCCTATGCCGAGGAGACGCGCTGCATCATGAGCTACGAGCGCAGCTTCATGCGACCGGTGTTCGAATAA
- a CDS encoding DMT family transporter: MDTDMRRGSAEMTAAMLISGTIGWFVLMSGQPVTGVVFWRCIFGALTLAVFAVLFGLIDLRHLKMRVVALSALGGVAIVVNWLLLFAAYPRASISIATMVYNTQPFMLLGLGALFLGEKITISKLCWLSVSFTGMIAIVSAKPAGAFEPSDYLAGIALSLGAAFFYAIAAIVTKLLKGTPPHLIALVQVITGAAMLAPFALAAPLPQGALQWTLLLTIGVVHTGIMYILLYGAIQRLPTHVTGALSFIYPIAAILVDRIAFGHALQPVQIAGSAAILLAAAGTNLGWTLRSMPLIKQESERRAS, encoded by the coding sequence ATGGATACCGATATGCGACGCGGAAGCGCGGAGATGACGGCGGCAATGCTGATTTCGGGAACGATCGGCTGGTTCGTGCTGATGTCCGGCCAGCCGGTCACGGGCGTCGTCTTCTGGCGCTGCATCTTCGGAGCCCTCACGCTCGCAGTGTTCGCGGTTCTGTTCGGACTGATCGACCTGCGCCATCTGAAGATGAGGGTTGTCGCCCTCTCCGCGCTCGGAGGTGTCGCGATCGTCGTCAACTGGCTCCTGCTCTTCGCCGCCTATCCCCGCGCCTCGATCTCGATCGCAACGATGGTCTACAACACGCAGCCCTTCATGCTGCTCGGGCTCGGCGCGCTCTTTCTCGGCGAGAAGATCACGATCAGCAAGCTCTGCTGGCTCTCGGTGTCCTTTACCGGAATGATCGCGATCGTCTCCGCCAAGCCCGCGGGCGCCTTTGAGCCCAGCGACTATCTCGCCGGAATCGCACTCTCGCTCGGTGCTGCTTTCTTCTACGCCATTGCCGCGATCGTCACCAAGCTCCTCAAGGGCACGCCGCCGCATCTGATCGCGCTGGTCCAGGTGATCACCGGAGCAGCGATGCTCGCCCCCTTCGCGCTCGCCGCGCCGCTGCCGCAGGGCGCGCTCCAGTGGACGCTGCTGCTGACCATCGGCGTCGTCCACACGGGCATCATGTATATCCTGCTCTATGGTGCGATCCAGAGACTGCCGACCCACGTGACCGGCGCCCTCTCCTTCATCTATCCGATCGCCGCGATCCTCGTCGATCGCATCGCTTTCGGCCACGCGCTGCAGCCGGTGCAGATCGCAGGCTCGGCCGCGATCCTGCTCGCCGCCGCCGGCACCAATCTCGGCTGGACCCTCCGGTCGATGCCGCTTATCAAGCAAGAAAGCGAACGGAGGGCCTCATGA